A stretch of DNA from Granulicella pectinivorans:
CCTCACTGCTGTCTTCGACTACGGCCCGCTGGACGATCTGACCAAAGGCTTCCAGGTCTCCTACTCCACCCGGCAGACCAACGAGGCAGGCGGCGTCAAGGAGCTCTACTACTCCAAGGGCGGCATGCTCGACATGGACAAGCAGGAGGTCACCCCGACCGGAGGCCTCACCGCGAAGTATGCCAAGGAGATGAACATGCAGCCCGACCTGCTCAAGCCCTTCTCGCTGGCGACAGCGAAGGCCGAAAAGGTCTCGACCGACGCCAACACCGGCGGCGGCGACCCGCAGACGGGCGCCAACATGCTCAACTGGATGGAGTGCGTCCGTTCGCGCAAGACACCGAACGCCTCCATCGAAGCCGGCTACAGCCACTCCATTGCGCTGTGCATGTGCATCGCCGCCATGCAGACCGGCACGCGCGTCACCTTCGACGACAAGACGCAGCGCGTCATGGCGGGAGGCAAGTATGTCTAAGGCACTTCGCCTTGGGGTCGCGGCACTCAGCATGGGCATGGCACTCGCAGCACACGCACAGGTCAAGGTGACATCGAACGAGGCTCAACGCCGCGTCGATGTCACGATCGACGGCCAGCGGTTCACGTCCTACATGTGGCCGACGTCGCTCGAAAAGCCCGTGCTCTATCCCCTGATCGCTCCCGATGGGACGACCGTCTCGCGCGGCTATCCGCTTGAGCCGCGGGACAAGGAGCGCGTCGACCACCCGCACCACGCCGGCATGTGGTTCAACTACGGCAACGTCAACGGCTTCGACTTCTGGAATAACTCAGACGCCATCAAGCCCGAGCAGAAGCCGAAGATGGGCTCCATCAAGATGGACAAGATCGTGTCCACCAAGAGCGGAAAGGACAAAGGCGAACTCGTCGTCGAGTCCACCTGGACCACAGGCACAGGCGTCGACATCCTCAAGGAGACGGATCGCTTCGTCTTCTCGAAGCGCAACGGAGCCCGCGTCATCGATCGTGTCACCACGCTGAAGGCGCTCGACAAGGCCGTCTTCAACGATGACAAGGAAGGTGTCCTCGGCATCCGCGTAGCATCCTTCCTGGAGTCGCCTACCGAGAAGGGCGGTATCTTCATGGATGCAGCCGGCAATCCCACCAAGGTCGCCGATGCGGATACTTCGAAGGCCACCGGTGTCTATCGCACCAGCGAGGGCATCGAGGGCGACAAGGTCTGGTCGACGCGTGGCAAGTGGTGCACGCTGACCGGCACGACCGACGGCAAGACCGAGACGATTGCGATCCTCGATCACACCGGCAATCCCGGCTACCCCACCTACTGGCACGCCCGCGGATACGGCCTCTTCGCCGCGAATCCGCTGGGCGATCACATCTTCGACCCCAAGGCCAAGGAGCACAAGATGACCATCGAGAAGGGCGGAAGCGTGACCTTCAAGTATCGTGTCCTCTTTTATTCCCACGCCGCTGGGGCTGACGAAATGAACAAGGAAAGCGCAAAGTTCGACGCAGAGTACTAGACGCTGTTCCGGTCCACCCCAGAGGAGGCGCCCTGCGATGGGCGCCTCCTCTGCGTTGGCCGGCTAGTCTTCCGTGGGCAGCTCTGCATGGTCGATCACAAGCGTCTCCACGGGCCCCTTTGCCGCCACGAGCTTCAATCCCAACTGCTCCTCCAGAGCCTGCGCCAGATATGGGGCCGACCTTTCCGGTGAGGGATCATCATCCCGCGTCCAGTTCAATTGAATATCGTAGCTGCCAGTCAGGCCCGTCTTATCGACCACCTCGCGATGAAGCTGACCTGCCACCACGTCGATCAACCGTGATAGCGAGACGTCATGCGCCACCAGAGTGCCGTTGTGAATGATCATGCCACCGGCGGTGGCATTGTTCCATCGCTTATCTTTGTCTGCGGGCGAGGCCTCACTGAACTTGGGTGTACCTTTCACCACGACAAGCTCATAGATGGGCAGCGTCTTTACCTCGGTGTGAATCTTCAGACCGAACCGCTCGCCCAGCATGGGCCTGAGCAAAGCGCCACGCTGCTGATTGCTTAGTTTACTCAGCGCATGCGGATCGGCATCCAGCACCTTGGCCTGGATGTCGAAGCCGTTCGACTCGATCCAGGACGGGCCTCCCGAGATGAGATCCCAGCGAGTCCCGTACGCCTGTGCCACCAGCTCCTTCAACGAAATATGAATCGCGTTGAAGATATTGTTGTTGATATGAATGCTGACCCCGCGGCCATGGTCGTTGGGCTTGATCGAAACGACGTCATAAGCAGGAGCCTTCGTCTCCGTAACCGGAGCGGTCTGGGCGAATCCAGACGATGCGGCAAGGATGGCGATGAAGCACAACATCCGTTTCATGGAGAGTTCTCCTTTGGTCGTCAGACGAAGCACGCTCGCGGATGTCGCCTATTTTTTTGCCATGCCATGCAGCCGGCGGTCGAAATCCAGGAAGGTCAACGCACATGGCGAATACCCACCGGGATCCGGCTGTGTGAACACGCCGGTCTGCGGATCGACCTGCTGGCGAAACTCGTTGTGCCTCGAGATCGCCTCGACCCACTGCTCCATCAGGTACCGGAACTCGGCGTTCTTGCCGTAGTGCGGCATCCATCGCGGCGCACGCAGAGCCGTCAGCGCCTGGCTTGCTCCGCCCCACGAGTTGCGCGGAATCGGCCGCACAAACGTCGGATCGTCCTGTGCGATCGACGAGAGCGGATATGGTGCCCAGAAGGCCTTCGGGTTATGAAGCTGACGGGTCCAGACCGCTTCGAAGATCGCCTTATCCCCTCGCTGCGAAAGATCGAGCACATGCTCGCCAAGCACGCGCGAGATCGCGTCCGACCGCACCTTGACGAAGTTGTTTTGCGCGTCCAGATCGTAAAAGGCAGCATCCTCGGGGCTGTAGAGCTTCGTGAGGATGAGTCTGCGGATATGCTCGGCATCGGCCAGCCACCGCGCCTCCTCGTCCTTCTTGCCCAGAGCCTTCGCCATCGCCGCCAGCGCGATGCGCCCGCCAAAGACCGTGGCGGAAAGATCGGGGCAAAGTCGTGGCATGCTCGCTATGGCCGGACATTTCCGCGCATCGGAGTCGGGGCAACGGTTTGGAATTCCCGCCCAGCGCGGGCTATTGTCATGGCCGGTATCGTAGGTGCAGAAGCCTTCGACCAGACCGGTCTTCCGCGTATCGCGATACTGACGAAGCCACGCGTCCCACCGGCTGCACGCCTTGTACGTGACCTCCAGAAACTCCTGCGCCTCGGGCAATCCCTTCATCTGCGCGAGCTCCCAGGCGGTTGCGGCGATGGGAACCACCATCTGGATCTGCCCCCAACCCGTATCGCTCACCTTGACCGCGGAGGGAATCTGACCGTCCGCGCGCTGCAGCGAAAAGAACGCCATGTGGTTGTTGCGAGCCACCTGCAGAGGCGACGGCGCGCCTTCGTGCTCGACGCCTAACTGCGCCCACACCAACCCCTCCAGCGGGGCACACTCCATCCAGACACCCAGGTAGGTGCTGCCTTCAATCAACACCGGCTCGGTATATCCCACGGGGCGAGCAGGCAGCGTGCGGATGTTGCCGGACAACGTTGCCATGGCGGCTGCCCGCGTCGCGGCAAGGTCACGCGTCTGGCCAAAACCGGGCAGAGCAGTGGAGGCAGCTGCCAGGGCGGAGGTCTGTAGGAAGGTGCGTCGTGTCGTCGTTGTGCTCACCGGAGAAGTGTAGAGCAAACGCGACCCATCTAAAATCACAACATGGCGTTGGAACTCGAGGTAAAAGCATTCCGAAGGATGCTTGGCAGTTGGTATAAGCAGCATGCGCGCGTCCTGCCCTGGCGCGAGTCGGCCGATCCCTACCGCGTATGGGTATCGGAGATCATGCTCCAGCAGACCCGCGTGGCCGCCGTCATTGAGCACTACACCGCCTTCATGAAAAAGTTCCCCACGGTCGTCGCCCTCGCCCTCGCCGACGAGGCCGAAGTCCTCGCCGCCTGGTCCGGTCTTGGCTACTACCGGCGTGCCCGCATGCTCCACAAGGCGGCGCAGTTCTGCACCCGCGAGATGGGCGGCATCATCCCACGGGGCTCGACCGAGCTTCGCACCCTTCCCGGTGTAGGAGAGTACACCTCTGCGGCCATCGCCAGCATCGCCTTCGGAGAGAGCGTCGCCGTCGTCGACGGCAACGTGGAGCGCGTCGTCTTTCGCATCATGGGCAAGCCCGAAGACACCTCGTCCGTGGGCCGCGCCTTTGTCCGCGAAGTGGCCGGCGCTCTCGTCCCCCCCAAGCGCATGCTGGCCAGGATCGACGGCCTTCGCGAGCGCGTCAACGCTGCGGGCGATCACAACCAGGCCATGATGGAGCTCGGTGCCATGATCTGCACGCCCCGCGCTCCGCTCTGCCTGGAGTGCCCCGTCTACAGTCTCTGTCAGACAAAAGGCGAACACGTCACCGTCCCGCGCGGCAAACAGCAGAGCAAGCCCGCGGACTTCCTCCTCGCCCTGCGCAAGGCCGGCACCTCGACTGAAGTGCTTCTCGTGCAGCGTTCCGCCGAGGCCAGCCTCATGGCAAGCATGTACGAGCTGCCTGCACTTCCCATCGACGCCGCCGGAGACACCGAGCCCATGCTCCGTCTTCGCCACTCCATCACCAACACCAACTACTATGTGCAGATCTTCGGAGATACCCGCGAACTCCGCCGGGAACTGGTCGCCAAGGAAGAAGACCTCACCTGGATCAGGACCAGCAAGCTCGGCGAGATCCCACTGACCGGCCTCGCGCGTAAGGTGCTCAGGCGGCTCGGCGTGATCGAGATAGAGGCTATCGGCTAGGCCTTGGTCCGGAAGCGGCGTTGCGCGTGCGTCGCCGGAGCCTGCGTCGAAGTCGCCGCGTCCTCCAGAGCCACTTCCACTGCGTTCCGTCCATGCCCCTTCGCCCGATAGAGCGCCGCATCCGCCAGCTCCAGCAGCCCCGTCAGCGACACCCTGCCGCTCGCCGCCGCCACCCCGATACTCACCGTGCAGTGGCTCCCCTCGCCTTCCAGTTGGAACTCTCCAATCCGCTTGCGAATCTTCTCCGCAATCTCCCTCGCCGCGTGGAGCGGCACATGCGGAAGCAGAGCCGCGAACTCGTCGCCACCAATCCGCGCGCAGCACGCCCCCTCGATCTCTCCGACCTGCTCCTGCACCTCTTCCGCGATCGCCTTCAGCAACTCATCTCCCGCCAGGTGCCCGAACGTATCGTTGACCCACTTGAAGCGATCGGTGTCGATCAGCAGGAGCGCCGAGGGAATCGGCGACCCGGTCTCCAGCAGCTCGAATGCCATCAGCTCCAGCGACCGGCGATTTCCGATCCCGGTCAGCATATCGCGCGTCGCCAGCTTCTCGAGCTGCCCCGTGCGCACCAGCAACTCTCTCTGTTCGCGGAACATCTGCTGGTAAAGCAGGTGGGTTCGCAGCACAAAGCATGCGACGGACAACAGGATCGTCAAGCTATACAGGATGGGATGGCTTACCAGTCCATGCAGCGCAAAGGTTACCGTGGCCAGCAGAATCATCGATGGCAGCAGATTCGCCCAAAGCGCGGATGGCCTGCTCACGGTCTTCCGCCTTGGACCCCACAGCAACAGCCGCAACGTCAGCAGAGCGAAGCACAGCGGAGGGATGCCGCAAAACAGATCGAACGGCAGCTCACGTGGCGTCGCGAGCCAAACCGCATTGACGATGTTCACCAGGAACAGCATCACCACGCGCGTGATCAGGTAGATCTCCGTGACCTCGGCGAAGAGCCGGTGGCCATCCTGGGTGACGCTTCGTCGTGAAGACTCCGCGGCACAGAGCAGGAAGACCGCGGTGATCATCGATACCTGCAGGTGATACCGGCTGAACCCCGTTGGCCCCGGAGAGAAGGCAGTGGAGAAATTCAGTCCGCAAAGAATCAGCGTCATCGCCGCATCCAGCAGTCGCTTACTCCTCGTCGATGACCCTGAGAACACGCTGAAGCACAACAGGCAGCACATCGAGGCTGTTGCCGCGAATCCACTCACGCACCACGAGCTCTTCTGCACGGTCGGCCAATGCACCCAAAGCATCAGGCTTGGAGCCCACAGGCTCAAACTCATCATCGCGAAGTGAGCGCCAAGCACCCTCCACTGGGTGCGCATCATGCCCGGTTGGCGCGCCGCCCACCGGAAGCAGAAGGCCATGGGCAAAAGCTGCAGCGTGGCCCCATAGGGATACATGAAGAAACGGCCATCGTGCGGCGTCAGCACGGGAACCAGCAGAGGAAGAAGGCAAACCGCGCACGCACCGCAGAGCGCAGCCCACCATGCACGAGCGCGGGAACCTTCCGCCGCCCGATCTGCATCCCCTACGGAAAGCTGCCGCCTTCTCCACCGTGTCAAGAAAACAGCCTCCAAGCCCCGATACGCTGCGCCTGTGGATTCAGCATAAGCGCGTTTGCCTGTCCGCCGCCTGTGTTTGTTGTCCTATGGTTCTGCCGAATGCGGGCAAGAGCCTTTGTGGCTCCATGGAACGCGCGCACAAAACCTGCGCGTCCTGGGGGATGACGCACCCCATTTGGCGGTAGACTGCCTCTTATCCGTTGTTGTGACGTGGAGGGTTTGTGAAGAAGCTTTTGGTGACGGCGTTGACGTTGATGAGTCCCGCTTTGTTGGGTCAGGTGGTCCCCCCCGCGGTGAAGGCAGCAGAGGCATCGGTGGATGCCGGGAAGATCCGCGCGCACGTCAAGTTCCTGGCCGACGACGCCCTCGAAGGCCGCTATCCCGGTCTGCGTGGAGCCGATATCGCGGCCAAGTACATCGCCACCCAGTTTGCCCTCGACGGCCTCCAGCCTGCCGGCGACAACGGCACCTTCTTCCAGTCGGTCAACTTCGTCGGCGTCAAGACGATTCCGGAGAAGACCTCGCTCAGCATCGGCTCCATGCCGCTCACCTTCGGTTCGGACTTCGTCGTCAGCAACCAGCAGCACACCGCCGGCGCGGAGATCGACGCGCCCATCGTCTTCGTCGGCTACGGCGTCACCGCGCCCGAGTACGGATGGGACGACTACAAGGGCATCGACGTTAAAGGCAAGGTGGTCCTGCTCATCGTGGGCGACCCACCCTCGGACGACCCCAAGTTCTTCAAGGGCAAGGCCATGACCTACTACGGCCGCTGGACCTACAAGTTCGAGCAGGCTGCCCGCATGGGTGCCGTCGGCGCGCTCATCATTCACCGCACCGACCTCGCCAGCTACGGTTGGAGCGTCGTCCAGCACTCCTGGAGCGGCGAAAAGACCTATCTCCGCGACGATCACAACCCAGCCCTGCAGGCCGCAAGCTGGATTCAGCTCGACGTCGCCGGAAAGATCTTCGCTGCAGCCGGCAAGAGCCCCGATGCCAACGCCGCCATCACCGAGGCCGGCAAGAAGGGCTTCA
This window harbors:
- a CDS encoding TIGR03435 family protein, with amino-acid sequence MKRMLCFIAILAASSGFAQTAPVTETKAPAYDVVSIKPNDHGRGVSIHINNNIFNAIHISLKELVAQAYGTRWDLISGGPSWIESNGFDIQAKVLDADPHALSKLSNQQRGALLRPMLGERFGLKIHTEVKTLPIYELVVVKGTPKFSEASPADKDKRWNNATAGGMIIHNGTLVAHDVSLSRLIDVVAGQLHREVVDKTGLTGSYDIQLNWTRDDDPSPERSAPYLAQALEEQLGLKLVAAKGPVETLVIDHAELPTED
- a CDS encoding MGH1-like glycoside hydrolase domain-containing protein translates to MSTTTTRRTFLQTSALAAASTALPGFGQTRDLAATRAAAMATLSGNIRTLPARPVGYTEPVLIEGSTYLGVWMECAPLEGLVWAQLGVEHEGAPSPLQVARNNHMAFFSLQRADGQIPSAVKVSDTGWGQIQMVVPIAATAWELAQMKGLPEAQEFLEVTYKACSRWDAWLRQYRDTRKTGLVEGFCTYDTGHDNSPRWAGIPNRCPDSDARKCPAIASMPRLCPDLSATVFGGRIALAAMAKALGKKDEEARWLADAEHIRRLILTKLYSPEDAAFYDLDAQNNFVKVRSDAISRVLGEHVLDLSQRGDKAIFEAVWTRQLHNPKAFWAPYPLSSIAQDDPTFVRPIPRNSWGGASQALTALRAPRWMPHYGKNAEFRYLMEQWVEAISRHNEFRQQVDPQTGVFTQPDPGGYSPCALTFLDFDRRLHGMAKK
- a CDS encoding A/G-specific adenine glycosylase, which codes for MALELEVKAFRRMLGSWYKQHARVLPWRESADPYRVWVSEIMLQQTRVAAVIEHYTAFMKKFPTVVALALADEAEVLAAWSGLGYYRRARMLHKAAQFCTREMGGIIPRGSTELRTLPGVGEYTSAAIASIAFGESVAVVDGNVERVVFRIMGKPEDTSSVGRAFVREVAGALVPPKRMLARIDGLRERVNAAGDHNQAMMELGAMICTPRAPLCLECPVYSLCQTKGEHVTVPRGKQQSKPADFLLALRKAGTSTEVLLVQRSAEASLMASMYELPALPIDAAGDTEPMLRLRHSITNTNYYVQIFGDTRELRRELVAKEEDLTWIRTSKLGEIPLTGLARKVLRRLGVIEIEAIG
- a CDS encoding GGDEF domain-containing protein, which gives rise to MLTPHDGRFFMYPYGATLQLLPMAFCFRWAARQPGMMRTQWRVLGAHFAMMSLSLWAPSLMLWVHWPTVQKSSWCVSGFAATASMCCLLCFSVFSGSSTRSKRLLDAAMTLILCGLNFSTAFSPGPTGFSRYHLQVSMITAVFLLCAAESSRRSVTQDGHRLFAEVTEIYLITRVVMLFLVNIVNAVWLATPRELPFDLFCGIPPLCFALLTLRLLLWGPRRKTVSRPSALWANLLPSMILLATVTFALHGLVSHPILYSLTILLSVACFVLRTHLLYQQMFREQRELLVRTGQLEKLATRDMLTGIGNRRSLELMAFELLETGSPIPSALLLIDTDRFKWVNDTFGHLAGDELLKAIAEEVQEQVGEIEGACCARIGGDEFAALLPHVPLHAAREIAEKIRKRIGEFQLEGEGSHCTVSIGVAAASGRVSLTGLLELADAALYRAKGHGRNAVEVALEDAATSTQAPATHAQRRFRTKA
- a CDS encoding PmoA family protein, with the translated sequence MSKALRLGVAALSMGMALAAHAQVKVTSNEAQRRVDVTIDGQRFTSYMWPTSLEKPVLYPLIAPDGTTVSRGYPLEPRDKERVDHPHHAGMWFNYGNVNGFDFWNNSDAIKPEQKPKMGSIKMDKIVSTKSGKDKGELVVESTWTTGTGVDILKETDRFVFSKRNGARVIDRVTTLKALDKAVFNDDKEGVLGIRVASFLESPTEKGGIFMDAAGNPTKVADADTSKATGVYRTSEGIEGDKVWSTRGKWCTLTGTTDGKTETIAILDHTGNPGYPTYWHARGYGLFAANPLGDHIFDPKAKEHKMTIEKGGSVTFKYRVLFYSHAAGADEMNKESAKFDAEY